The Lemur catta isolate mLemCat1 chromosome X, mLemCat1.pri, whole genome shotgun sequence genome has a window encoding:
- the ZCCHC18 gene encoding zinc finger CCHC domain-containing protein 18 has translation MASIIARVGNSRRQNAPLPPWAHSMLRSLGRSLSPFMVNMAERNMKLFSGSVVPAQGEETFENWLIQVNGVLPDWNMSEEEKLKRLMKTLRGPAREVMRLLQAANPNLSVADFLRAMKLVFGESECSVTAHGKFFNTLQAQGEKASLYVIRLEVQLQNAIQAGMLAEKDANQTRLQQLLLGAELNGDLRFKLKHLLRMYANEQEHLPNFLELIKMIREEEDWDDTFIKRKRAKRSEPIMERAASPVAFQGAQPIAIDSADYDCNVIEIDDTLNDSDEDVILVESQDTPLTPMGALPFTGRATPQDQVLVIDSPNNSGAQSPSTSGGSGYKNGGPGDMRRARKRKYTIRCSYCGEEGHSKETCDNESNRAQVFENLIITLQELTHTGERSKEVPGEYSDLSEPQ, from the coding sequence ATGGCTAGCATCATTGCACGTGTGGGTAACAGCCGGCGGCAGAACGCACCCTTGCCGCCTTGGGCCCATTCCATGTTGAGGTCCCTGGGGAGGAGTCTCAGTCCTTTTATGGTCAACATGGCAGAGAGAAACATGAAGTTGTTCTCAGGGAGTGTGGTGCCAGCCCAGGGGGAAGAAACCTTTGAAAATTGGCTGATCCAAGTCAATGGGGTCCTGCCAGATTGGAATATGTCTGAGGAGGAGAAGCTCAAGCGCTTGATGAAAACCCTTAGGGGCCCTGCCCGGGAGGTCATGCGTTTGCTTCAGGCAGCCAACCCCAACTTAAGTGTGGCAGATTTCTTGAGGGCCATGAAATTGGTGTTCGGGGAGTCTGAATGCAGTGTGACTGCCCATGGTAAATTCTTTAACACCCTGCAGGCTCAAGGCGAGAAAGCCTCACTTTATGTGATCCGTTTAGAGGTGCAGCTCCAGAATGCTATCCAGGCAGGCATGCTCGCTGAAAAAGATGCAAACCAGACTCGCCTGCAACAACTCCTTTTAGGGGCTGAGCTAAATGGGGACCTGCGCTTCAAGCTTAAGCATCTTCTCAGGATGTATGCAAATGAGCAGGAGCACCTTCCCAATTTCCTAGAGTTAATCAAGATGATAAGGGAGGAAGAGGATTGGGATGACACTTTTATTAAACGGAAGCGGGCCAAAAGGTCTGAGCCAATAATGGAGAGGGCAGCCAGCCCTGTAGCATTTCAGGGCGCCCAGCCAATAGCAATCGACAGTGCTGACTATGACTGTAACGTAATAGAGATAGATGATACCCTCAATGACTCAGATGAGGATGTGATCCTGGTGGAGTCTCAGGACACTCCACTGACACCCATGGGTGCCCTTCCCTTCACAGGGAGAGCCACACCTCAGGATCAAGTGCTGGTCATTGATTCCCCCAACAATTCCGGGGCTCAGTCTCCTTCCACCAGTGGTGGTTCTGGGTATAAGAATGGTGGTCCTGGGGATATGCGTAGAGCCAGGAAGCGAAAATACACAATCCGTTGTTCATATTGTGGTGAGGAGGGCCACTCAAAAGAAACTTGTGACAATGAGAGCAACAGGGCCCAGGTTTTTGAGAATCTGATCATCACCCTGCAGGAGCTGACACATACAGGGGAGAGGTCAAAAGAAGTTCCTGGAGAATACAgtgacctctctgagccacagtaa